Within Hydrogenophaga sp. PAMC20947, the genomic segment TGGCGGCTCCCAGCACCTCCACCGGTATGCCCCGCGCGCTTTGCAGCCGGCCTTGCAGCACGAAGTTGAGCTTGGGCCAGACGGCCAAGGTGATGGCCTGGGCCAGCCCGTAGCGGTTGCTCGGCGTGAGGATCATGGACGGCTGGAACAGGCTGAGCCGCTCAAAGCCCAGCGCTACCAACGCGGCCTGGAGCTCGCCCTTGGTGCGCAGAAAAAAACTGCGCGACGCCGGGTCTGAGCCCAACGAGCCCAGCAGCTCAAAGTGCCTCACGCCGGCCTGCTTGCAGGCCGTGGCGAATGCCAGCACAGCGTCTTTGTCGATGCGCACGAACGCTTCGCGGCTGATCTTGCTGGGCTGCCCCACCCCCAGGGTGCAAATGGCGGAGTCATGCCCTGCCAACAGCGTTGCGTAGGCAGAGGGATCGGCAACATCCACCACGTGTTGGCTGAGGCGCGAATCCGCCGGCTGACTCACCAGGCCACGACCCAGGGTGGTCACCCGGACGCGCTCGGTGGAGGCCAGCAAGGCGCTCAGCGCCGCGCCACCCACGGCTCCGGTGGCGCCCAGCATGACCACCGAGCGCGCGTTGCGTGGGCTCGGGTCGGCGCTTTTCACAGTTTGTATTCCTGGATGGCCCAGTCACGGTAGGCTTCGTCCGACAACTGGGCGCGGCTGCCCGCCATTTCTTTGGCGTCGTCACCGGCCAGGTAACGGAATTGCGGCTTTCCATCGGTGGCGGCCGCGTAGATCACGGTGGCAATCTGTGCAGGGTCCGAGTAGTTTTGCCCGCGCGCGGGGTCCCTGAAAACGCTCATGGCGCCCTGCAGCGATGCGTCGTAGGCCGAGAGGCCAGGCTTTTGCATGAAGTCCAGCGAGCGGCCAGCGAAATCGGTGCGCACACCGCCCGGCTCCACCAGCTTGACCTGAATGCCCAGTGGTTGCAACTCCAGCGCCAGCGATTCAGAAATGCCTTCCAGGCCAAATTTGGTGCCGTGGTAAAGGGAATTGAACGGCAACGCGAGGCGACCACCGATCGACGTGACGTTGATGATCAGACCGCTGCTTCGGGCCCGGAAGTGCGGCAGGCAGGCTTGCATGGTGTACACCGGGCCAAACACGTTCGTCGCGAACTGGCGTTCCAGCTGAGCGGGTTCCACCGCTTCCATGGGGCCCGCCAGGCCATAGCCTGCGTTGTTGAGCAACACGTCGATACCGCCAAACCGGTCGAGCGTGGCCTGGATTGCGGCTTCGATGCTGGCGCGATCGGTCACGTCGAGGGGCAACACAGCCACGCGCTCCAGGCCTGCGAGGTCCTTGCCATCGGCGGGTTTGCGCATGGTGGCGGCGACATTCCAGCCAGCGGCCTGGAAATGCAGTGCGGTGGCGCGACCAATGCCGCTGGAGGCGCCTGTGATGAGGATGGTTTTCATGATTTTCCTTGGGTTGCTGGGGTTGGGGCGCATCGGGCGTTTGCCTGGGTGCGCTTGCGAATGCTGGTCATCAAACGTTTTAAGTGAATATTAATTCGGTTAAATACCAAAAAAATGGAGACGGGCCGGCCATCAGGCTTTCATGGCATCCCAGCAGAGAATGAAGGCGGTGTTTCGCGTGGCGTCGTCGTCGGGCAGCCCTTGCTGCGCGATCAGCTTGGCGGTTTCCTGAACAGTGCCCAGCAGGCATATCTGGTGGAATGGCACCGCTATCGGTTTCAGGAGCTCTTCGTCCTGCCCCTGCTGTACCAGCGCGACGAACACGGCGCTCAGGCGGGTGCCCAGCGTTCGGTTGTGTTCGCTCATGTATTCGGAGCTGGCGTACTGCTCCATGAACACCTGTTGCTCGGGCTGGCGCAGCCGCAGCGCCAGGAGAGCCAGCCAGATGCGGCGCATGCGCGCCTTCACGGGCTGACTGTTTTCGTCCGCCCCCATGAGTTGGGCCACGGCAGCCGTCTTGGCCCGCTCGTACAGCGCATCCAGCAGTGCCTGCTTGTTTGGGAAGTAGACGTAGAGCGTGCTGGTGGCCACACCCGCCCGCCGGGCGATCTCCGCCAGCGTCAGGGCACGCATGCCGCGTTCGTGCACGCACAGGTAGGTCGCCTGGGCAATGGCTTCGAGTTTTTGATCGTCTTTGGGTTTCACGGACGCGAGTTTAACCGATTTTATATTCGCTTAAAAGGCCATGCTCGGTACCGTCCGCTGAAGGGTGGGTGTCTTCTCCGTTCTGATGGTTCGAAGTTTGCATGCCCTCACCCGACAACGCGGCAAGCCATACCCGAAACCCGGCGCCCAACGCCAAGGCGGCCCAAGATGAGCGTGGCATGCAATGCACATGCACGGGCAGACGCGGCAACCGCCCAGCGCACACCTCGGAATGGGCCGCTCAGGCGGCTTACTTCCTGAGCTTGTCGATCAGACCATTGAGCTCGTCGAGGGAGCCAAACTGGATCGCCAATTCACCCATTTCCTCAAAACGCCCGTGGCGCTTGACGCGCTTTTTCACGCGCACTTCAACATCGGCGGTGAGCAGGTCGGAGAGTTCTTCTTCCACGCGCTTGATGTCGCGTGACTTCTCTTTCTTGAGCGTCTGAGGTGCCAGCGCGAACTCGGCGCTCAGCTTCTTCACCAGACTTTCGGCCTCGCGCACCGACATCTTCTTGGAGGCAATCTGGGTGCCTGCCGTGATCTGGGTGGCTCTGTCCAGCGTGAGCAAGGCTCGGGCATGGCCCATGTCCAGATCTCCCGCCATCAGCATGGTCTGCACTGGCTCAGCCAGCTGCAGCAAGCGCAGCAAATTGCTGGCCGCGCTGCGCGAGCGCCCTACCGCCTGAGCCGCCTGTTCGTGGGTGAGCCCAAACTCTTTCACCAGGCGTTGCAAGCCCTGGGCTTCCTCCAGCGGATTCAGGTCTTCGCGCTGCATGTTCTCGATCAGCGCCATGGCCGCGGCGGTTTCGTCGGGCACATCGCGAACCAACACGGGAACGCTCGCCAGCCCAGCCAATTTGGACGCCCGGAAACGCCGCTCACCCGCGATGATTTCGTACTTGCCCGCGTTGTCGCCACTGGTGAGCTGGCGCACCAGAATCGGCTGCATCACGCCTTGCAACTTGATGGACTCGGCCAGCTCATACAACGCGCCCTCGTCCATATGGGTTCGCGGCTGGTACTGGCCCGCCACCAGCTCGGTCAGGGGCAGGCTGGACGGCAACTGGGCAACACGCCCATTTTCCTGCGCATCGGGCGAAGCGGCGTCCACCACTTTGGGACCCAGCAGGGCTTCGAGTCCACGGCCGAGGCCTTTGGGTTTTTTGGTTGCCATGGTCAGATTGCTTTCAGATCAACAAATTGAAGGAATTTCTCATGGCCTTGCGGCCAGTCTCCAAGCCCCGTCCCGGCATTGATGTGCCCCGCGTGACCCAGATCCCAAAAGTCCGAACCCCAGGCCAGTGCCATCGCCTGCACGCGCTCAAAGGGGCAATACGGGTCGTCTTGGCTGCCCACCAGCAAGCTGGGAAACGGCAGCGGCGCCATGGGAATGGGTGACCAGCTGGGCAGTATGTCGCGCAGCGCGTCGCGCTCGGCATCACCAGGAGCCACCAGAAAAGCCGCTTTGACACGGTGGGTGTTCTTTGAGTGCGAGGCCCAGGCGGCGGTGAGGATGCAGCCCAAGCTGTGCGCCACCAGCACAACAGGCTCATCGGCGTCGAGAATCACCTCTTCCAGCCGTGCCATCCAGTCACCTCGCTTGGGTGTCATCCAGTCGTGCTGTTCGACGCGGTGGTAGCCATACACGGCCTCCCAGTGGCTTTGCCAATGGTCGGGAGTGCTGTTTTGCCAGCCTGGGAGCAAGAGCGTGCTGGAAGGTTTCACGTGGAACAATGGGTTCAATCGATCACATGGACTTGATGCGTTCAACCATTTCCTGGGCGAAGGCGACAAAGGCCTGGCTGCCTCGGGCATTGGGGTCAAACACCACGCCGGGCAGCCCATAGCTGGGCGCTTCGGCCAGGCGCACATTGCGAGGAATCACACTCTCAAACACTTTGTCGCCAAAGTGGGTTTTGAGCTGATCGCTGACCTGCTGCTGCAGGGTGATGCGGGGATCAAACATGACACGCAGCAGACCGATGATCTGCAGATCGCGGTTGAGGTTGGCATGCACCTGCTTGATGGTGTTGACCAGATCGGTGAGCCCTTCCAGTGCGAAATACTCACACTGCATGGGCACGATCACGCCGTGGGCGGCGCACAAGCCATTGAGCGTGAGCATGCTGAGCGACGGCGGGCAATCGATCAGGACAAAGTCATAGTCGCCATCCACCGCAGCCAGCGCGGTTTTCAGGCGCTTGTCTCGGCGGTCCAGCTCCACCAGCTCCACCTCGGCGCCCGCCAGCTCGCGATTGGCCCCAAGCACGTGGTAGCCACAAGGCTCGGCGTAGATCGTGGCCTCACTCACTGTGGCCGACTCCAGCAACACGTCGTAGACCGACAAGGCCATGGCGCGCTTGTCCACGCCCGAACCCATGGTGGCGTTGCCCTGGGGGTCCAGGTCCACCATGAGCACGCGTTGCCCTACTTTGGCCAAACCAGCGGCCAGGTTGACGGTGGTGGTGGTCTTGCCCACCCCGCCCTTTTGGTTCGCCACGCAAAAAATCTTAGCCATGTGCGGTCTCGATGGTTATTTGGACAAGGCCAGCTTCACGCCGAAGCCAATCAGGAAAACACCCGCCAACTTGTTCAGCGTGCGGGAAATGACAGGGTTGGCGCGCATGCGCTCAGCCAGAAAGTGGGTCAACAAGGTCGCCCCCAATCCGTACAAAAATGTGAGCGCTGCCACGGTGATCGCCATGGCGCCGAAGGTCAGCAATCCCTGATGGCGGACGGGATCCACAAACAGCGGAAAAAACGCCATGTAAAAAACGATGGCCTTGGGGTTCAGCAGGGTGATGGTCAGCGCCTGCTGGAAAAAGTGGTGAGGCTTGATGTTGAGCACCGGCTGGCCGCCTGGCCTGGCCATCAGCATCTTGAAGCCCAGCCAGGCCAGGTACGCTGCGCCCAGCCACTGCACCAGATGAAATGCGGCGGGATAGGTCGCCAGCAAGGCCGCCACACCCGCCACGGCCATCCACATCAAGACCTGGTCCCCAGCGATCACGCCCATGGTCGCAGCCATACCGCCGCGCAATCCGCCCTTGCTCGTCGAGGTGATGAGCGCCAGGTTGCCAGGACCGGGAATGGCCAAAAAAAGAACGATGGCAGCCACAAATGCGCCGTAGTCTGCGATGCCGAACATGGGTAAAACTCTCCGGGGTGAGCGCCGAGTTTACGTGAGGCGCCCTGCATTGGCGCCATGGTCGGCTTCCTTCGCAACGTTTCCGCCCGGAAACAACAAATCAGCCGACGGCTGGACGCATCCAGATGATGCAGCGCTCGGCGTCCAGACCCGGCACTTGCAGCTGTTCCACGTGAAACACAGCCACATCGGCGGGCAAAGACTTCAGCTCTTCTGTCGGGTGTTTGCCCTTCATGGCCATCCACACAGCACCCGTCTTGAGCGCAGCACGCGACCAACCCGTGAAGTCGGGCAGCGAAGCAAAGGCCCGGGAACAGACCACGTCAAAGCCCCCGCCCTGCTCCGCCTTGAGAGACTCCACGCGGGCGTGCACGCCACGCAGATTGGGTAGGCCCATCGTGGCCGCAGCCTGCTGCACAAAAGCAGCCTTCTTGCCCACCGTGTCCACGCAGCTCACATCGATCTGAGGGCACACAATAGCGATCACCACGCCGGGCAAGCCACCACCCGAACCCACATCGAGCAGGCGAACCCGACCACTCAACTCCGCATTGGCAATTTCGCGCCGCAAGGGCCCTATGGCTGCCAAGCTGTCGAGCAGGTGGTGCGTCAGCATCTCAGCCGGGTCGCGCACCGCCGTGAGGTTGTAGACCTTGTTCCACTTTTGCAGCAGCGCCAGGTAATCGAGCAATTGCGACACCTGAGCATCGCTCAAAGGCAAGTCCAGTGACCGCAGGCCTGCCGTCAGCACATCCCGGCTCATGCTGCGGATACGTTTTCAGCAGCGGCACCCTGGACGGCGGCAAACCCCTTGAAGCCACCTTTCTTCAGGTGGACCAGCAACAGGGAGATGCTGGCCGGCGTGATGCCAGAGATGCGCGCAGCCTGCCCCAGCGTCTCCGGGCGGTGCTTGGCCAGCTTTTGCCGGGCCTCAAACGACAAAGCCGCGACTTGCAAGTAATCCAGATCCACCGGAAGCTTGAGCCCTTCGTAGTGAACCGAGCGCTCGACCTCAGACTTCTGCCGCTCGATGTAGCCCGCGTATTTGGCCGCGATCTCCACCTGCTCCACAACAGCGTCGTGCAGGTCGCCCAAGGTTTCACGTGAAACATCTGAGTGCACGTGCTGCCGGTCGTTCATGGCCATGAGCGCGTCGTAGTGCACACCAGGCCGACGCAGCAAATCAAACAGGTTGTGCTCATGCTCAATGGCTTTACCCAGGACCCGTTCACTTTCCACAGGGGGCAGATTGCGCGGATTCACCCAGGTGGCTTTGAGCCGCTCTGTCTCACGTGAAACGGCATCGCGCTTGCGGCTGAAGGCCTCCCAGCGCGCATCGTCCACCAGGCCCATCTGGCGCCCTGCTTCGGTGAGGCGCATGTCGGCGTTGTCTTCGCGCAGCTGCAGGCGGAACTCCGCCCGGCTGGTGAACATGCGGTAGGGCTCGGTGACGCCCTGCGTCACCAAATCATCCACCAATACCCCAAGGTAAGCCTCGTCCCGGCGCGGCAGCCACGCGGCTTCACCCCGGCACTGCAGCGCGGCATTGAGCCCGGCAAACAAACCCTGGGCCGCGGCCTCTTCGTAGCCGGTCGTGCCATTGATCTGCCCTGCAAAGAACAAACCCTGAATCTGACGGGTCTCGAAACTGTTCTTGAGCGAACGCGGGTCGAAGTAATCGTATTCGATCGCATAGCCCGGGCGCAAGATGTGGGCGTTTTCCATGCCTGCCATGCTGCGCACCAAATCGTACTGGATATCGAAAGGCAGACTGGTGGAGATCCCGTTGGGATAAACCTCGTGGGTGGTCAGCCCTTCCGGCTCCAGAAAAATCTGGTGGCTGTCTTTGTCCGCGAAGCGGTTGACCTTGTCTTCCACGCTTGGGCAATAACGCGGGCCCACGCCTTCTATCTTCCCCGTGAACATGGGGCTGCGGTCAAAGCCGGAACGGATGATCTCGTGGGTGCGCTCATTGGTGTGGGTGATCCAGCAGGGCACTTGCTGCGGATGGGCAATGGCGCCCCCCATGAAACTGAACACGGGCACAGGCAGGTGGGCGTTCATGCCGCCGGGAACGCCATCCCCTGGCTGAACCGTGCACTTGGAATAGTCGATGCTGCGCCCGTCAATGCGGGGTGGTGTGCCCGTTTTCAGGCGGGCCTGCGGCAAGTTCAGCTCTTTCAGCCGAGCCGACAGGCTCACGGCCGGCGGATCGCCCGCCCGGCCAGCCGCGTAGTTGCTCAGACCCACATGGATCTTGCCATCCAGGAAAGTGCCCGCGGTCAGAACCACGGTGCGGCCGCGAAACTGGATACCGACCTGGGTCACGGCACCGACCACCCGATCGCCCTCGATCATCAGATCGTCCACAGCCTGCTGGAACAGCCAGAGGTTGGGCTGGTTTTCCAGCATGCGGCGGATGGCCGCCTTGTAGAGAATTCGGTCGGCCTGGGCCCGCGTGGCACGTACCGCCGGGCCCTTGGAGCTGTTGAGAATGCGAAACTGGATGCCGCCCTCGTCGGTGGCGAGCGCCATGGCGCCGCCCAACGCGTCAATCTCTTTCACCAGATGGCCCTTGCCAATGCCGCCGATGCTGGGGTTGCAGCTCATCTGCCCGAGCGTCTCGATGTTGTGGGTGAGCAGCAGCGTCTTGCTGCCCATGCGCGCGGCGGCGAGCGCGGCCTCGGTGCCGGCGTGGCCACCGCCAACGACGATCACATCAAATTCCTGGGGGTACAACATGGTGAAAACTCCAGGGCACACACTGGCCGTTGTGCCCGACAAACGAGAGAAAGGATTCAAGGGTGTTTCACGTGAAACACACCTCGCCAAGGCTTGACCGGGCCCGGCTGGAGACCGCTGATTGTCCCACCTTTGCCCGCGGCCTGCCCAGTGAAGCGCCGGCACATCACCGACAATGCCACCATGAACACCCCCATTCCTACCCTCGTCTTTGCGGGCAGCACCCGCGCCCAATCCTGGAACCGCCAACTCGCTGGCGCCGTGGCAACCATGGCCACCGCCGAGGGCGCACAAGTCACCCACCTGGAGCTGGCCGGCTTCGACGTGCCGCTCTACAACGCCGATCTCGAAGCCAAGGGCACACCGCGCGACGTGGTGCGCCTGAAAGAGATCTTCCACGCCCACCCCGCCTGGCTGATTTGCTCACCCGAATACAACGGCAGCTACACCGCCTTGCTGAAAAACACCCTCGACTGGGTATCCAGCCCCATCAAGGGCGACCCCGAGTGGAGCAACGGCACCAAGGCTTTCACTGGCAAAGTGGTCGGCCTGCTGTCGGCCTCACCCGGCGCGCTCGGGGGCTTGCGCAGCCTGAGCCACCTCACGCCTCTGATGCTGAACCTGCAATGCTGGGTCGCACCCAAGCAGTTCGCCCTTTCAAAAGCGCACGAAGCATTCGACCCCGATGGCCAGCTCTCCACCGACGCAGCACGCGCCGGCGCGAAAAGCGTGGTCGATCAGGTGCTGTGGGCCACGAAGCAGTTTCAGAAAGCCTGATGAACTGCCGCCCTGGCTGCGCCGCCTGCTGCATCGCCCCCTCGATCAGCAGCCCCATGCCAGGTTTGCCACATGGCAAACCGGCAGGCCTGCCCTGCCCCCATCTGGACGAAGCCCTGATGTGCAAACTGTTTGGGTTACCGGAGCGGCCTGCGGTGTGCAGCTCCCTGCCGCCCAACGACGAGATGTGCGGCGAGGACCGTGTGCACGCACTGCATTTTCTGGAAAGCCTGGAACAAGCCACCCGCCCATGAAAAAGCCCGCAACAGCGGGCTTTTTATCGAAGCGATCAGCGCAAGACACCCCTGCCGGCGCACCCGCCCCAACCCAGCTCACACCATGCAATCGGCTCGACCGGGCCACCAGCGTGGCCCCCATGGGGAGAGGCGGCGTCAGCGGCGAAAGGGCATCAACAGATTACTGCTTCACCGCCTCAACCTGCAACACCAGGCGCACATTCTTCGGGAAGCCCCAGTCCACGCCGTAGTTCACGCCGAAGGCGGTGCGGTCGATGGTGGCCTCAAAGTCGCCGCCACACACTTCACGCTTGAGCATCGGGCTTTCGTAGCAGTTGAACTGGTTGGCCTTCAGCGTCACAGGCTGGGTCTTGTCCAGCAGTGTCAGCTGGCCCATGACTTCGCTGACTTTGTCGCCGTTAAAGACCACCTTATCGGACACGAAGCGCGCCTTGGGGAATTTGGCGGCGTTGAGGATGTCAGCGCTTTGCAGGTGCTTGTCGAAAGCAGCGGTGCCGGAGCTGACCGAAGCAATGTCGAAGCTGATGTCGACTTTGCCGGTCTTGGCGGCCTTGTCGAAGCTGATCGTGCCCTCTTTCTTTTCGAAACGGGCGCGGTTCACGCTGGCGCCGAAGTGACCAATCTCAAACGTGGCAAAGGTGTGGGTCGGGTCGATCGCGTAGTCAGCGGCCTGGGCGATGCCCGCGGTGGACAAAACGGCGGCAGCGGCCAGCAGGGTGAGGGATGTGCGCATATCGGTACTCCTGAAAAGGGGTTGGGAGGAAAACAGGGAAAAAGGAAGAAATCAGAGCTTGGGCACGCCGGTCAAAGTCAGCTTGAACTTCACCTGTACGTCGTCGGCCACCATTGAGGTGTCCGACCACTCTTGCTCGCCAATACGGAAAGTCAGGCGTTTGATGGGAAAGGCCCCGGTAGCGGTCGTGGTGCCGCCGCTCTGGGCCAGGGTCACGGGTACCACCACGTCACTGCTCACACCCTTGATGCTGAGCTTGCCGGCCACCTCAAACTGGGTCGTGTTGACCCGTTTGATGTTGCTGGACTGGAATGTGGCCCTGGGAAAGGCTGCCACATTGAACCACACCGACTTGGGCAGCTCGGCGTTGGCTTCGCGACTGATGTCAGCGCTGCCCGTGTCCACCGTGAAGGCGATCTTGCTCGTGGCCAGCTTGGCCGGATCAAAGGCCACCTGGGCGCTGAAGGTCTTGAACTTGCCTTCAACCGGCACGCCCATCTGCTTGCTCACAAACTGGATCTCGCTCTGCGCGGGCACCAACGCCTGCTCAGCCTGAGCAGCCAATGGGAGCAAGGCAGCAGCGGCGAGGGTGAAGGGAAATAGAAAACGGGCAATCATGACGGGACTCCAGAAAATTCGAGGGAATGCGTGTGGCGGCGCAGGGGTTTGTTCTTATGCGTTGCCAAAGGCCATGCGCTGCAACAACCCGTCGCGGTCCACAAAGCGGTGCTTCAGGGCCCCCGCCACATGCAGGACCACCAGGGCCGCCAAGCTGTAAGCCGCGTACTTGTGCACGGGCTTCATGAAGTCGGCCAGACCTTCGCTCACCGGCACAAAATCGGGCAGCTGGAACAGGCCAAACGGCACGATGGGGAAGCCTGCCGCCGAGCTGTAGGCCCAGCCGGCGAGTGGCACGGCGAAAAACAGCACGTACAAACCGAGATGCGTTGCGTGGTGTGCAAAGCGTTGCCAGGCAGGCATAGCCTGCTCAATGGCCGCGGGCAGGGCTGGCGGCCGGTGGGTCAGGCGCCACATCAGGCGCACAAACGACAACGTCAGGATCGTCACCCCAGCCCACTTGTGCCAGTTGTAGAGTTTCAGGCGATCGGGCGAAAACGGCAGATCGGCCATGTACAGCCCAACGGCGAACAGACCCACAAGCGCCACACCCAACAAGGCGTGCAGCAATCGGGCCATCCAGTGATAACGGGGGTGAGAGGCTTGCATAGAGCCCTCAGTGTAGGGAATCACCAGGCCGCACAAGCTCAAACCGCTTGAAGCCATCATTCAATTAGTTCGAACGAACTTTATTCAATCATTCGAATCTATATCGGCCACTGCCACGTGATTCCGCGCCCAGCTCAATCCTACAATGGCGCATGACCGACACACCCGACAGTACCCAGCAACTGCTATCGCTCTACCCGGCACTGGCGGGCTTGCCCGAGCTGCTGCCCCGGCTGCCCCTCATGACCGTACCAGCGGGCACAGCGCTGTTTGAGGAAAACCAGGCCTGCCAGGGCTTCCCCATGGTGATCCGCGGCGAGGTGCGCGTTTCCCGCAGCGGCGCCAACGGCCGCGCACTGGAGCTGTACCGCGTGCGGCCGGGTGAGATGTGCCTGGTGTCGTCCGCCAGCCTCTTCGCGGGCCAGCCGCTTTCGGCCCATGGCGTGGCCACCGGCCCCACCACCCTGGCCCTGCTCTCACCCGCCGACTTTGATACCGCGCTGGCCGATGCCAGCTTTCGCGGCTACGTGTTGGGCCTGTTTGCAGAACGCATGGCCGACCTCACTGCGTTGATCGATGCCGTGGCGTTTCAGCAGCTCGACAGCCGCCTGGCGGCCGCTCTGCTTGGCCATGGCGCCCAGGTGCGCGCCACCCACCAGACCCTGGCTGACGAGCTGGGCACCGTGCGCGAGATCGTCACCCGCCTGCTGCACCGCTTTGAGCGCGAGGGTCTGGTCGAACTCTCCCGCGAATGCATCACCATCCGAAACAGCGCCGGTTTGCGGGCTGCCGCCGCCCTGATCGCCCGGTGAATCCGCCCAGATACACGCCTTGGTGACCCAGGTCACACAGAAAAGCGCGCGCCGGGTGTCCAATCACATCAGACCCGCTGGCCAAACTTGACGATCAGCGGACACCTCCACCGTTTTCCAGGAGCACTCACATGACCAAAAACATCGGCAGCCTCGACCGCATCGTGCGCATCGCCATCGGCGTGGCCTTGATCGCCGCCACCCTCACCGGCACCATCGGCGTCTGGGGCTGGATCGGCATCGTGCCGCTGGCCACCGCCCTCATGGGCTGGTGCCCGCCCTACGCCAT encodes:
- a CDS encoding NAD(P)H-binding protein, which encodes MKSADPSPRNARSVVMLGATGAVGGAALSALLASTERVRVTTLGRGLVSQPADSRLSQHVVDVADPSAYATLLAGHDSAICTLGVGQPSKISREAFVRIDKDAVLAFATACKQAGVRHFELLGSLGSDPASRSFFLRTKGELQAALVALGFERLSLFQPSMILTPSNRYGLAQAITLAVWPKLNFVLQGRLQSARGIPVEVLGAAMAHNLRTTGRGVERLTWRDFMDLVHPGQP
- a CDS encoding SDR family oxidoreductase, with product MKTILITGASSGIGRATALHFQAAGWNVAATMRKPADGKDLAGLERVAVLPLDVTDRASIEAAIQATLDRFGGIDVLLNNAGYGLAGPMEAVEPAQLERQFATNVFGPVYTMQACLPHFRARSSGLIINVTSIGGRLALPFNSLYHGTKFGLEGISESLALELQPLGIQVKLVEPGGVRTDFAGRSLDFMQKPGLSAYDASLQGAMSVFRDPARGQNYSDPAQIATVIYAAATDGKPQFRYLAGDDAKEMAGSRAQLSDEAYRDWAIQEYKL
- a CDS encoding TetR/AcrR family transcriptional regulator; this translates as MKPKDDQKLEAIAQATYLCVHERGMRALTLAEIARRAGVATSTLYVYFPNKQALLDALYERAKTAAVAQLMGADENSQPVKARMRRIWLALLALRLRQPEQQVFMEQYASSEYMSEHNRTLGTRLSAVFVALVQQGQDEELLKPIAVPFHQICLLGTVQETAKLIAQQGLPDDDATRNTAFILCWDAMKA
- a CDS encoding ParB/RepB/Spo0J family partition protein, which translates into the protein MATKKPKGLGRGLEALLGPKVVDAASPDAQENGRVAQLPSSLPLTELVAGQYQPRTHMDEGALYELAESIKLQGVMQPILVRQLTSGDNAGKYEIIAGERRFRASKLAGLASVPVLVRDVPDETAAAMALIENMQREDLNPLEEAQGLQRLVKEFGLTHEQAAQAVGRSRSAASNLLRLLQLAEPVQTMLMAGDLDMGHARALLTLDRATQITAGTQIASKKMSVREAESLVKKLSAEFALAPQTLKKEKSRDIKRVEEELSDLLTADVEVRVKKRVKRHGRFEEMGELAIQFGSLDELNGLIDKLRK
- a CDS encoding alpha/beta hydrolase, with the translated sequence MKPSSTLLLPGWQNSTPDHWQSHWEAVYGYHRVEQHDWMTPKRGDWMARLEEVILDADEPVVLVAHSLGCILTAAWASHSKNTHRVKAAFLVAPGDAERDALRDILPSWSPIPMAPLPFPSLLVGSQDDPYCPFERVQAMALAWGSDFWDLGHAGHINAGTGLGDWPQGHEKFLQFVDLKAI
- a CDS encoding ParA family protein, which produces MAKIFCVANQKGGVGKTTTTVNLAAGLAKVGQRVLMVDLDPQGNATMGSGVDKRAMALSVYDVLLESATVSEATIYAEPCGYHVLGANRELAGAEVELVELDRRDKRLKTALAAVDGDYDFVLIDCPPSLSMLTLNGLCAAHGVIVPMQCEYFALEGLTDLVNTIKQVHANLNRDLQIIGLLRVMFDPRITLQQQVSDQLKTHFGDKVFESVIPRNVRLAEAPSYGLPGVVFDPNARGSQAFVAFAQEMVERIKSM
- a CDS encoding LysE family transporter, whose amino-acid sequence is MFGIADYGAFVAAIVLFLAIPGPGNLALITSTSKGGLRGGMAATMGVIAGDQVLMWMAVAGVAALLATYPAAFHLVQWLGAAYLAWLGFKMLMARPGGQPVLNIKPHHFFQQALTITLLNPKAIVFYMAFFPLFVDPVRHQGLLTFGAMAITVAALTFLYGLGATLLTHFLAERMRANPVISRTLNKLAGVFLIGFGVKLALSK
- the rsmG gene encoding 16S rRNA (guanine(527)-N(7))-methyltransferase RsmG encodes the protein MSRDVLTAGLRSLDLPLSDAQVSQLLDYLALLQKWNKVYNLTAVRDPAEMLTHHLLDSLAAIGPLRREIANAELSGRVRLLDVGSGGGLPGVVIAIVCPQIDVSCVDTVGKKAAFVQQAAATMGLPNLRGVHARVESLKAEQGGGFDVVCSRAFASLPDFTGWSRAALKTGAVWMAMKGKHPTEELKSLPADVAVFHVEQLQVPGLDAERCIIWMRPAVG
- the mnmG gene encoding tRNA uridine-5-carboxymethylaminomethyl(34) synthesis enzyme MnmG, whose translation is MLYPQEFDVIVVGGGHAGTEAALAAARMGSKTLLLTHNIETLGQMSCNPSIGGIGKGHLVKEIDALGGAMALATDEGGIQFRILNSSKGPAVRATRAQADRILYKAAIRRMLENQPNLWLFQQAVDDLMIEGDRVVGAVTQVGIQFRGRTVVLTAGTFLDGKIHVGLSNYAAGRAGDPPAVSLSARLKELNLPQARLKTGTPPRIDGRSIDYSKCTVQPGDGVPGGMNAHLPVPVFSFMGGAIAHPQQVPCWITHTNERTHEIIRSGFDRSPMFTGKIEGVGPRYCPSVEDKVNRFADKDSHQIFLEPEGLTTHEVYPNGISTSLPFDIQYDLVRSMAGMENAHILRPGYAIEYDYFDPRSLKNSFETRQIQGLFFAGQINGTTGYEEAAAQGLFAGLNAALQCRGEAAWLPRRDEAYLGVLVDDLVTQGVTEPYRMFTSRAEFRLQLREDNADMRLTEAGRQMGLVDDARWEAFSRKRDAVSRETERLKATWVNPRNLPPVESERVLGKAIEHEHNLFDLLRRPGVHYDALMAMNDRQHVHSDVSRETLGDLHDAVVEQVEIAAKYAGYIERQKSEVERSVHYEGLKLPVDLDYLQVAALSFEARQKLAKHRPETLGQAARISGITPASISLLLVHLKKGGFKGFAAVQGAAAENVSAA
- a CDS encoding NAD(P)H-dependent oxidoreductase, with amino-acid sequence MNTPIPTLVFAGSTRAQSWNRQLAGAVATMATAEGAQVTHLELAGFDVPLYNADLEAKGTPRDVVRLKEIFHAHPAWLICSPEYNGSYTALLKNTLDWVSSPIKGDPEWSNGTKAFTGKVVGLLSASPGALGGLRSLSHLTPLMLNLQCWVAPKQFALSKAHEAFDPDGQLSTDAARAGAKSVVDQVLWATKQFQKA
- a CDS encoding YkgJ family cysteine cluster protein: MNCRPGCAACCIAPSISSPMPGLPHGKPAGLPCPHLDEALMCKLFGLPERPAVCSSLPPNDEMCGEDRVHALHFLESLEQATRP
- a CDS encoding YceI family protein; translated protein: MRTSLTLLAAAAVLSTAGIAQAADYAIDPTHTFATFEIGHFGASVNRARFEKKEGTISFDKAAKTGKVDISFDIASVSSGTAAFDKHLQSADILNAAKFPKARFVSDKVVFNGDKVSEVMGQLTLLDKTQPVTLKANQFNCYESPMLKREVCGGDFEATIDRTAFGVNYGVDWGFPKNVRLVLQVEAVKQ